ATCCTCCTAATCTATTCAGGCCAGATAACAGGTAATTTAGACCGAGTTCTCTTATTCTATTTAAAATATTAGATAGTATTCTGgttgaaataaatatatatttcatatattGTTTTTACATGTAGATGGACAATCCCAATGTGCTTTCTGTATTGCACATCCAAATGCCTCAGATGTTGTAATACAACAAAAGCTAGATTATTTTTGTGGAACAAATCCAGCATCTTGTGCACTTATACAACCAGGACAACCATGTTATGTGGCTAATGATCTCAAGACAACTGCTTCTTATGTCTATGATTATTGGTTTGTTGCTGGTGCTGATTGCAATTTTGATGATACTGGACTTCAGACTAACCAAGATCCAAGTAAGACAATTCTTTATCTTGTTAAAAGTATATTtcacaattttttaaaaatatacttcATACTTCGTACTCTGTATTAtatatctctattctataaaagATAAATCACATTTCCTACGTTTCAAAATATTAGTTGTGCTTTGAATTTTAGTACTATCACAAACTGCATTTTGATTTTTGACCAGTATTTCTAACACAAATTCTTAACTACatccggtgtacaataaatattgtaagaggtatgcaaagttaaccaaaatgcttaaaagttactttaatataagtaaaagttatttatattttagtgataattttttttcttttcaataagAATTATACTTTCAACTCATAATGTATAAAGGTAATCGTGTAACCCTATAAAAAGTTTATCCATCAAAATTGCTTCataatataaaaagttaatcaaaCATGTTAACGGTTACTTAAAATTGGGTAAAGTTATCCTAATGTGCAACAAATTTACTTACACACCAGGTGCGTGCAAGACCTAttacatttgtaatttatatgtaA
This Spinacia oleracea cultivar Varoflay chromosome 6, BTI_SOV_V1, whole genome shotgun sequence DNA region includes the following protein-coding sequences:
- the LOC130463691 gene encoding glucan endo-1,3-beta-glucosidase 4-like, producing MISNALSLVFFTSILLIYSGQITDGQSQCAFCIAHPNASDVVIQQKLDYFCGTNPASCALIQPGQPCYVANDLKTTASYVYDYWFVAGADCNFDDTGLQTNQDPSHGDCKFLTKNCTSGSMKSWNTAKVSL